The following proteins come from a genomic window of Triticum aestivum cultivar Chinese Spring chromosome 6A, IWGSC CS RefSeq v2.1, whole genome shotgun sequence:
- the LOC123127383 gene encoding high mobility group B protein 9 isoform X2, which yields MSVADVAAAADKGKEKVEEPVPAARAAGGGNGRFMAYPARMAEHKSVVADAALFRAELEKLHAHMGTKLKVPIIGGKDLDLHQLFKEVTSRGGIDKVKAENRWREVTASFIFPATATNASFMLKKYYMSLLYHFEQLYFFGAQGWYQQESDPRSLPCIEVRAETQNTDKRKRATNASSDPALASDNVDVDVIIDGKFEHGYIVTVITGSKSTKAVLYNYSEEPALTTLAPTMPVNNTGSKGGRRRRQRRKKLSTTDPRHPKPNRSGYNFFFQDQHRKLKPDYPGQDRLISKMIGERWNNLSPEDKAVYQERGVQDKERYQSQLAAYREELRTGQPMSNPMPIIGNAPIQQTFPQTEVTIDEVDCKVSKGDMLLSNQRYNNSDEGVDSGGKLVEDEEFNTDTSREPSIDTTDSPGLLDPSADGDRFELRRRENPNKNEKQSTAPK from the exons ATGTCCGTTGCGGATGTTGCCGCTGCGGCGGACAAAGGTAAGGAGAAGGTGGAGGAGCCTGTGCCCGCGGCGAGGGCAGCGGGGGGCGGAAATGGGAGGTTCATGGCGTACCCGGCGCGGATGGCGGAGCACAAAAGCGTGGTGGCGGACGCCGCCCTCTTCAGGGCTGAGCTCGAGAAGCTGCACGCGCACATGGGCACAAAACTCAA GGTGCCAATTATTGGTGGAAAAGACCTGGATCTTCATCAACTATTTAAGGAAGTTACCTCACGAGGTGGCATTGATAAG GTCAAGGCAGAAAACAGATGGAGAGAAGTAACCGCGTCATTTATTTTCCCTGCGACTGCGACAAATGCTTCTTTTATGTTGAAAAAATACTATATGTCGCTGTTATACCATTTTGAACAGCTCTACTTCTTTGGAGCACAGGGCTGGTATCAACAAGAAAGTG ATCCCAGATCACTGCCTTGCATAGAAGTGAGAGCTGAAACACAAAACACTGACAAAAGAAAAAGGGCCACCAATGCCTCTTCAG ACCCAGCTTTGGCTTCTGATAATGTTGATGTGGATGTAATAATTGATGGCAAGTTTGAACATGGTTACATTGTAACTGTTATTACGGGATCAAAATCCACAAAAGCAGTCCTTTATAATTACAGTGAGGAACCTGCTCTTACAACTCTGGCACCTACTATGCCCGTAAACAACACTGGTTCGAAGGGTGGACGTAGGCGGAGGCAACGCAGGAAGAAGCTAAGTACAACAGACCCCAGACATCCCAAACCAAACAGGAGCGGCTATAATTTCTTTTTCCAAGACCAGCACAGAAAGCTAAAGCCAGATTATCCTGGCCAGGACAGGCTGATCAGTAAAATGATTGGTGAACGGTGGAACAATCTAAGCCCTGAAGACAAAGCT GTGTACCAAGAAAGAGGTGTACAGGACAAGGAGAGATACCAGTCTCAGTTGGCTGCTTATAGAGAAGAACTGAGAACAGGCCAGCCTATGAGCAATCCTATGCCTATTATCGGCAATGCACCTATCCAGCAGACATTTCCCCAGACAGAAGTAACTATTGATGAAGTGGACTGCAAGGTCAGTAAAGGAGATATGCTGCTGTCCAATCAAAGGTACAACAACAGTGACGAAGGTGTTGATTCAGGTGGAAAACTTGTTGAAGATGAAGAGTTCAACACGGATACATCTCGTGAGCCTAGCATTGATACCACTGATTCGCCTGGGCTGCTTGATCCTTCTGCTGATGGCGACCGGTTTGAACTTCGCAGGAGGGAGAACCCCAACAAAAATGAGAAACAGAGCACTGCACCTAAATAA
- the LOC123127383 gene encoding high mobility group B protein 9 isoform X1 — MRGDTRAAAEMSVADVAAAADKGKEKVEEPVPAARAAGGGNGRFMAYPARMAEHKSVVADAALFRAELEKLHAHMGTKLKVPIIGGKDLDLHQLFKEVTSRGGIDKVKAENRWREVTASFIFPATATNASFMLKKYYMSLLYHFEQLYFFGAQGWYQQESDPRSLPCIEVRAETQNTDKRKRATNASSDPALASDNVDVDVIIDGKFEHGYIVTVITGSKSTKAVLYNYSEEPALTTLAPTMPVNNTGSKGGRRRRQRRKKLSTTDPRHPKPNRSGYNFFFQDQHRKLKPDYPGQDRLISKMIGERWNNLSPEDKAVYQERGVQDKERYQSQLAAYREELRTGQPMSNPMPIIGNAPIQQTFPQTEVTIDEVDCKVSKGDMLLSNQRYNNSDEGVDSGGKLVEDEEFNTDTSREPSIDTTDSPGLLDPSADGDRFELRRRENPNKNEKQSTAPK, encoded by the exons ATGCGAG GGGATACCAGGGCAGCGGCGGAGATGTCCGTTGCGGATGTTGCCGCTGCGGCGGACAAAGGTAAGGAGAAGGTGGAGGAGCCTGTGCCCGCGGCGAGGGCAGCGGGGGGCGGAAATGGGAGGTTCATGGCGTACCCGGCGCGGATGGCGGAGCACAAAAGCGTGGTGGCGGACGCCGCCCTCTTCAGGGCTGAGCTCGAGAAGCTGCACGCGCACATGGGCACAAAACTCAA GGTGCCAATTATTGGTGGAAAAGACCTGGATCTTCATCAACTATTTAAGGAAGTTACCTCACGAGGTGGCATTGATAAG GTCAAGGCAGAAAACAGATGGAGAGAAGTAACCGCGTCATTTATTTTCCCTGCGACTGCGACAAATGCTTCTTTTATGTTGAAAAAATACTATATGTCGCTGTTATACCATTTTGAACAGCTCTACTTCTTTGGAGCACAGGGCTGGTATCAACAAGAAAGTG ATCCCAGATCACTGCCTTGCATAGAAGTGAGAGCTGAAACACAAAACACTGACAAAAGAAAAAGGGCCACCAATGCCTCTTCAG ACCCAGCTTTGGCTTCTGATAATGTTGATGTGGATGTAATAATTGATGGCAAGTTTGAACATGGTTACATTGTAACTGTTATTACGGGATCAAAATCCACAAAAGCAGTCCTTTATAATTACAGTGAGGAACCTGCTCTTACAACTCTGGCACCTACTATGCCCGTAAACAACACTGGTTCGAAGGGTGGACGTAGGCGGAGGCAACGCAGGAAGAAGCTAAGTACAACAGACCCCAGACATCCCAAACCAAACAGGAGCGGCTATAATTTCTTTTTCCAAGACCAGCACAGAAAGCTAAAGCCAGATTATCCTGGCCAGGACAGGCTGATCAGTAAAATGATTGGTGAACGGTGGAACAATCTAAGCCCTGAAGACAAAGCT GTGTACCAAGAAAGAGGTGTACAGGACAAGGAGAGATACCAGTCTCAGTTGGCTGCTTATAGAGAAGAACTGAGAACAGGCCAGCCTATGAGCAATCCTATGCCTATTATCGGCAATGCACCTATCCAGCAGACATTTCCCCAGACAGAAGTAACTATTGATGAAGTGGACTGCAAGGTCAGTAAAGGAGATATGCTGCTGTCCAATCAAAGGTACAACAACAGTGACGAAGGTGTTGATTCAGGTGGAAAACTTGTTGAAGATGAAGAGTTCAACACGGATACATCTCGTGAGCCTAGCATTGATACCACTGATTCGCCTGGGCTGCTTGATCCTTCTGCTGATGGCGACCGGTTTGAACTTCGCAGGAGGGAGAACCCCAACAAAAATGAGAAACAGAGCACTGCACCTAAATAA